A region from the Wolbachia endosymbiont (group A) of Rhinocyllus conicus genome encodes:
- a CDS encoding AsmA-like C-terminal domain-containing protein: MLKKITILFSVALLFILCFFIFLKPLEININYINFYVRHKISKIFVGSSVNMENTSVVWQKDGKDPYLVITDLAIANPNFTIKVPELFVHFKLSSLFKASTNLSQVSADNVHVCIKREETNVNPQNSLDLLDNHYLNSNRLPSVSFQRVTLESRKKETSSQATWMTRTSAGMTRTSAGMTGKNFKMTESSAKNLLKTIREFFFDLNADSKIEFTNIAIDKSTEDEFFIDKLYIGKGEDFNVLDIHVNTKDGKGFLDDLSITIKNRNNLLNVYGTFYNLKLGLLSEFSTLVKSYNLDKNIGFKGSFSVKINKKDEIVDGNIYVLNTENYLNKNLALTNVNINLTYSDGIISVKNFHFKLNDTYLSLIGKMNFSTSHALLRINISKFAAKDLCTYVPDGVVNSKFRSWYCDNINGDVLNTIVSFNGKINNLVDDDLSDIVIVADIENGSVKFDEDFEQVKELKGDLIIKNNDLKITANSAKFQNFTINGGDIEMKSLNKENSVLTINGQAVSDAYGLYEPIRFKLDDVVKVERDKVSGMAKSVFNFRIFNLNADDKKVDFSANFHSEIDNLAVYNASLGKYDIKLSFGSDFIDLNGSGMVNNTQLLFDLKSSNRNESFAWNLTGDLPAQILDFDENIGGYVNTNIELVINQDKTGHVNGNMDLSELESRSSYFGWKNRFEDHNKVLFSVKLKGADELLIDKLDVIGNDLDIKFSGRVGNGNLYLNSSSFKLPDNDFSIEIESGKEKNAITIYGEKINLSDILGLLGKNNNGLNKDIEISMNVDNVIMKEGVVIKNAKLNVTCTKGNCNGSQFTGQFLEDSSNILAEYSGIGLEIYADNAGILSRSLGISKSVKNGKLSLYLSPQRENEEHYGMLSISNFYIKDAPLLTTLLSMSSLPGIVNAIKDEGVYFYKCNVPFSYKDGSVEIEESWLEGAELGISTSGKLDIRNYKFQVEGQVIPAYSINKSLLKIPIIGKLLTGGKSRGIVSIDYKASGDDKNNNVSVDLISSLTPNLLKRLLGVFDRTMTKTNEAVIGGLKGGVKKKFGST, translated from the coding sequence ATGCTTAAAAAAATTACTATATTATTTTCCGTAGCTTTATTGTTCATATTGTGCTTCTTTATTTTTTTAAAGCCTTTAGAAATCAATATTAATTATATTAATTTTTATGTTAGACATAAAATATCAAAAATATTTGTTGGCTCAAGCGTTAATATGGAGAATACCTCAGTTGTTTGGCAGAAAGATGGCAAAGATCCGTATTTAGTCATTACAGATTTGGCAATAGCAAACCCTAATTTTACTATAAAAGTTCCTGAGCTTTTTGTACATTTTAAGTTAAGTTCCTTATTTAAAGCTAGCACAAATCTCTCTCAGGTTTCAGCTGATAATGTGCATGTATGTATCAAGAGAGAAGAAACTAATGTTAATCCGCAAAACTCATTAGACCTTTTGGATAATCATTATTTAAATAGTAACCGCCTTCCTTCGGTGTCATTCCAGCGCGTGACGCTGGAATCTAGAAAAAAAGAAACAAGTAGTCAAGCTACTTGGATGACAAGGACGAGTGCTGGAATGACAAGGACGAGTGCTGGAATGACAGGGAAGAATTTCAAGATGACAGAAAGCAGTGCAAAAAATCTATTAAAAACAATAAGGGAATTTTTTTTTGACTTAAATGCGGATTCAAAAATTGAATTTACTAACATCGCTATTGATAAAAGCACAGAAGATGAATTTTTTATTGATAAATTATATATAGGGAAGGGGGAAGATTTTAATGTTTTAGATATTCATGTGAATACAAAAGATGGAAAGGGATTTTTGGATGATTTATCAATTACAATAAAAAATCGCAACAATTTGCTAAATGTATACGGGACATTTTATAATCTAAAATTGGGACTATTGAGCGAGTTTTCTACATTAGTTAAAAGCTACAATTTGGACAAAAATATAGGATTCAAAGGAAGCTTCTCAGTGAAAATTAATAAAAAGGATGAAATTGTAGATGGAAATATATACGTATTGAATACAGAAAATTATTTGAACAAAAATTTGGCCTTAACTAATGTAAATATAAATTTAACATATAGTGATGGAATTATTAGTGTAAAAAACTTCCATTTTAAGTTAAATGACACGTATCTCTCTTTAATAGGCAAGATGAACTTTAGTACAAGTCATGCTTTGCTTAGAATTAATATTAGCAAGTTTGCTGCAAAGGATTTATGTACTTATGTACCAGATGGTGTAGTGAATAGTAAATTTAGAAGCTGGTATTGTGATAATATTAATGGGGATGTTTTAAATACCATTGTAAGTTTCAATGGCAAAATTAACAATTTGGTTGATGACGATCTGTCAGACATTGTAATTGTTGCTGATATAGAAAATGGTAGCGTAAAATTTGATGAAGATTTTGAGCAAGTAAAGGAATTAAAGGGTGATTTGATCATCAAGAATAACGATCTCAAAATTACTGCAAATAGCGCTAAGTTTCAGAATTTCACTATTAATGGTGGTGATATTGAAATGAAATCTCTCAATAAGGAAAATTCAGTTCTAACCATTAATGGCCAAGCTGTAAGTGATGCGTATGGTTTATATGAGCCTATAAGATTTAAGCTGGATGATGTGGTGAAGGTTGAAAGGGATAAAGTAAGTGGAATGGCAAAATCTGTATTTAATTTTCGCATTTTTAATCTAAATGCTGATGACAAAAAAGTAGACTTCTCAGCAAATTTTCATTCTGAAATTGACAATTTGGCCGTCTATAATGCAAGTCTTGGTAAATATGACATTAAGCTTAGTTTTGGCAGTGACTTTATAGATTTAAATGGTAGTGGTATGGTGAATAACACACAGCTATTATTTGACCTGAAAAGTAGCAATAGGAATGAAAGTTTTGCCTGGAATTTGACCGGAGATTTACCCGCTCAAATACTTGATTTTGATGAAAATATAGGTGGCTATGTCAATACAAATATAGAATTGGTAATAAATCAAGATAAGACGGGACATGTTAATGGTAATATGGATTTATCAGAGCTTGAATCACGTTCAAGTTATTTTGGGTGGAAAAATCGTTTTGAAGATCACAATAAAGTTTTGTTCTCTGTAAAATTAAAAGGTGCCGATGAATTGTTAATAGACAAATTAGATGTTATAGGAAATGACCTAGATATAAAATTCAGCGGAAGAGTAGGAAATGGAAATTTATATTTAAATTCTAGTAGTTTTAAATTGCCTGATAATGATTTTAGTATAGAAATTGAATCAGGTAAGGAAAAAAATGCCATAACTATTTATGGTGAGAAAATCAATTTGAGTGATATTTTAGGCTTGCTTGGCAAAAACAATAATGGATTAAACAAAGATATAGAAATTAGTATGAATGTTGACAATGTAATTATGAAAGAAGGCGTCGTTATCAAAAATGCTAAGCTGAATGTAACCTGTACTAAAGGTAATTGCAATGGAAGTCAATTTACAGGACAGTTTCTAGAAGATAGCAGCAACATACTAGCGGAATACAGTGGAATAGGGCTCGAAATATATGCGGACAATGCAGGTATACTTTCGCGTTCCTTAGGCATTAGTAAATCAGTCAAAAATGGTAAACTTTCTCTTTATCTATCTCCTCAAAGAGAAAATGAAGAACATTATGGCATGTTATCTATTAGTAATTTTTATATCAAAGATGCTCCACTACTCACTACTTTATTATCGATGTCTTCGCTTCCTGGTATTGTAAATGCTATAAAGGATGAAGGTGTATACTTTTATAAATGTAATGTACCTTTCTCATACAAAGATGGCTCTGTCGAAATTGAAGAATCTTGGCTTGAAGGGGCGGAATTAGGCATTAGCACTAGCGGTAAGCTCGACATTAGAAATTATAAATTCCAAGTTGAAGGACAGGTAATACCAGCATATTCAATTAATAAATCTTTGTTAAAAATTCCTATAATTGGGAAACTTCTTACTGGCGGGAAAAGTAGGGGAATCGTTTCAATAGACTATAAAGCAAGTGGTGATGACAAAAACAATAACGTATCTGTTGATCTTATCTCTTCGCTAACTCCAAACCTATTAAAGAGGTTATTGGGAGTGTTTGATCGCACTATGACAAAAACTAACGAAGCTGTCATCGGTGGCTTAAAAGGTGGTGTGAAAAAGAAATTTGGTTCGACATGA
- the rnhA gene encoding ribonuclease HI has protein sequence MSKKEVTIYTDGACSGNPGAGGWAAIILFQDYRKDIYGREENTTNNKMELTAVINGLKVLKFSCNINLYTDSLYIKHGITEWINKWKMNGWKTSNKKSVKNMELWKELDNVASQHEIDWKWVKAHSGNKYNEEADILARKAIIDA, from the coding sequence ATGAGTAAGAAAGAAGTGACAATATACACGGATGGGGCGTGTTCTGGTAATCCTGGAGCGGGAGGATGGGCAGCTATCATATTATTTCAAGATTATAGAAAAGACATTTATGGTAGAGAAGAAAATACCACAAACAATAAAATGGAGTTAACAGCGGTGATCAATGGGCTAAAAGTATTGAAATTTTCTTGTAATATTAATTTATATACGGATAGTCTTTATATTAAGCATGGCATAACAGAGTGGATAAATAAGTGGAAAATGAATGGCTGGAAAACAAGTAATAAAAAATCAGTAAAAAATATGGAATTGTGGAAAGAGCTAGACAACGTTGCTTCACAACACGAAATTGATTGGAAGTGGGTTAAAGCACACAGTGGCAATAAATATAATGAGGAGGCTGATATTTTAGCAAGAAAAGCAATAATCGATGCTTAA
- a CDS encoding heme o synthase, whose product MYTSILLNVESTILDFWRLLKPRIMYLVVFTAVAGMVTAPGSMHPFLALISLICVALGSGSAGAINMWYDRDIDLLMERTKNRPIPSGRILAESALEFGITLGILSVFIMAIAVNYISAALLAVSILFYVFVYTIWLKRRTPQNIVIGGAAGAFPPMIGWAAVTNSVSWESFILFLVIFMWTPPHFWALSLNKSEDYARASIPMFNIVYGPEKTRKYILIYSVLLVLTSLLPALFLKKALLYLSMAIFAGCIFIWYAISILRFKNHNSQKQMFSYSISYLFSLFASIIFCSIDLF is encoded by the coding sequence ATGTACACAAGTATTTTGCTAAATGTTGAATCAACAATACTGGATTTTTGGCGTTTGCTGAAGCCAAGGATAATGTATCTTGTGGTATTTACTGCAGTTGCTGGTATGGTTACTGCACCAGGTAGTATGCACCCTTTTCTAGCACTAATATCTCTTATATGTGTTGCTCTTGGCTCAGGATCTGCAGGTGCTATAAATATGTGGTATGACAGAGACATAGATCTGCTCATGGAAAGGACAAAAAACCGCCCTATACCCTCAGGAAGAATTCTTGCAGAAAGTGCGCTTGAATTTGGTATAACTCTTGGAATATTGTCAGTATTTATCATGGCAATAGCAGTAAACTATATTTCTGCTGCTTTGCTTGCAGTTAGCATATTATTTTACGTTTTCGTATATACAATTTGGCTAAAAAGGCGTACTCCACAGAATATCGTTATCGGTGGTGCAGCAGGTGCTTTTCCTCCAATGATTGGCTGGGCAGCTGTGACTAATTCTGTCAGTTGGGAAAGTTTCATTTTATTTTTAGTAATTTTTATGTGGACTCCACCACACTTTTGGGCCCTATCTTTAAATAAGTCTGAAGACTATGCAAGAGCATCGATTCCTATGTTCAATATTGTTTATGGTCCGGAAAAAACAAGAAAATATATATTAATTTATAGTGTGTTGCTGGTATTAACCAGCTTGCTTCCAGCTCTATTTTTGAAAAAGGCTTTACTTTATCTAAGCATGGCAATTTTTGCAGGTTGCATCTTTATTTGGTACGCTATATCAATTCTCAGATTCAAGAACCACAACTCACAGAAACAAATGTTTTCTTATTCAATTTCTTATCTATTTTCCCTATTCGCCAGTATTATTTTTTGTTCTATTGATTTATTTTAG
- the ctaD gene encoding cytochrome c oxidase subunit I: MSDVPKGIKRWLFSTNHKDIGTLYIIFSILAGIIGGLLSVIIRTQLMHINILNNNYQLYNVMVTGHALIMVFFMIMPALMGGFGNWFVPLMIGAPDMAFPRMNNLSFWLLVSSFILLILSVFIGEGPGTGWTLYPPLSQVMSHPSAGVDIAILALHVAGMSSIVGAINFIVTIFNMRTKGMSLTKMPLFVWSVLLTAFMLIVALPVLAGAITMLLTDRNVGTSFFDPAGGGDPVLFQHLFWFFGHPEVYVIIFPAFGIISQVVSTFSHRPVFGYIGMVYAMIGIAVFGFMVWAHHMFTVGLSADAAAFFSTTTIFIGVITGVKVFSWIATMWGGAIEFKTPMLFALGFIFMFVGGGITGIILSHGGIDKLLHDTYYVVAHFHYVMSLAALFGAFAGFYYWIGKMSGKQYNERLGQIHFWLTFISTNITFLPQHFLGLAGMPRRIPDYPDAFIPWNYISSIGSYMSFVSVMFFVFIVIHLFKWGKKAGDNPWEGDTLEWTVSSPPPFHTFEKPPVVK, from the coding sequence ATGAGTGACGTACCAAAGGGCATAAAGCGTTGGTTGTTTTCCACTAATCATAAAGACATAGGGACACTGTACATTATTTTTTCCATATTAGCTGGAATTATTGGTGGATTATTATCGGTGATTATTCGCACTCAGCTAATGCACATTAATATACTTAACAATAATTATCAATTATATAACGTAATGGTTACAGGGCATGCGTTGATAATGGTGTTTTTTATGATAATGCCAGCCCTCATGGGAGGATTTGGTAACTGGTTTGTACCTCTCATGATTGGCGCACCAGATATGGCATTTCCTCGTATGAATAATTTAAGTTTTTGGTTATTAGTGTCATCTTTTATTTTGCTCATTCTCTCAGTGTTTATTGGTGAAGGTCCAGGTACAGGTTGGACTTTATATCCACCTTTATCACAGGTAATGTCCCATCCAAGTGCAGGAGTTGACATTGCTATACTTGCACTTCATGTTGCTGGTATGTCGTCAATTGTTGGGGCGATCAACTTTATAGTTACTATATTTAACATGCGCACAAAAGGAATGTCATTAACTAAGATGCCACTGTTTGTTTGGTCTGTCTTGCTAACAGCATTTATGTTGATTGTTGCCTTACCAGTGCTTGCCGGTGCTATAACTATGCTTCTTACTGATCGCAATGTTGGTACTTCCTTTTTTGATCCTGCCGGTGGCGGAGATCCTGTGTTATTTCAACATCTATTTTGGTTTTTTGGTCATCCAGAAGTTTACGTAATTATTTTTCCTGCATTTGGCATCATAAGTCAGGTTGTATCAACTTTTTCTCACAGACCTGTATTTGGTTACATAGGGATGGTTTATGCTATGATAGGTATAGCAGTATTTGGCTTTATGGTGTGGGCTCATCATATGTTCACTGTTGGGCTTAGTGCTGACGCTGCTGCATTTTTTAGCACTACCACAATTTTTATCGGTGTTATAACTGGTGTAAAAGTCTTTAGCTGGATTGCAACTATGTGGGGTGGAGCAATTGAGTTTAAGACCCCTATGCTATTTGCACTAGGTTTTATTTTCATGTTTGTTGGCGGTGGCATAACGGGAATAATTCTTTCTCATGGTGGAATAGATAAGCTTCTGCATGATACCTACTATGTTGTTGCTCACTTCCATTATGTCATGTCACTTGCTGCATTATTTGGAGCTTTTGCTGGCTTTTATTATTGGATTGGTAAAATGTCGGGTAAACAATATAATGAGCGCTTAGGTCAAATCCACTTTTGGCTTACTTTTATTAGTACCAATATCACTTTTTTACCTCAACATTTCTTAGGATTAGCTGGCATGCCAAGGCGTATACCTGATTATCCTGATGCGTTTATCCCTTGGAATTATATATCCTCAATTGGCTCATATATGTCCTTTGTTTCAGTTATGTTTTTTGTGTTTATAGTTATACATCTCTTTAAATGGGGCAAGAAAGCTGGAGATAATCCTTGGGAAGGTGACACCTTGGAATGGACGGTATCTTCACCACCGCCTTTTCATACTTTCGAAAAACCACCAGTGGTAAAATAG
- the coxB gene encoding cytochrome c oxidase subunit II — translation MVKLFALLIIFYSNISVASAPTSWQFGFPAPATEVMEAVVRSHSFVMVVMVAIMLFVWALLAYVVFRFRKSKVANVSQTNHNVLLEIVWFVIPTIIVCILAFENAKLLKLQEEIPKADITLKVIGHQWYWSYQYPEYQGVSFDSYIKGKEDFIEGDLKLFSVDNNIVLPINTNVRLQVTAGDVIHSWGVPAFGVKIDAIPGRLNEAWFNIKKSGVYYGQCYELCGQGHGFMPIVVEAVSKEDFNKWIENRKLVS, via the coding sequence ATGGTGAAGTTATTTGCACTATTGATAATATTTTACTCAAATATATCTGTTGCCTCTGCTCCTACTTCCTGGCAATTTGGATTTCCTGCTCCTGCAACTGAAGTAATGGAGGCTGTAGTTAGGTCACATTCGTTTGTAATGGTTGTGATGGTTGCAATAATGCTTTTTGTGTGGGCGCTGCTTGCTTATGTAGTATTTCGCTTTCGTAAAAGCAAAGTGGCAAACGTAAGCCAAACTAACCACAATGTCCTTTTAGAAATTGTTTGGTTTGTTATACCAACGATTATTGTTTGTATATTAGCCTTTGAAAACGCTAAATTACTGAAGCTACAGGAAGAAATACCGAAAGCTGATATAACACTGAAAGTTATTGGCCATCAATGGTATTGGAGTTACCAATATCCAGAATATCAAGGTGTGTCATTTGATAGTTATATTAAGGGAAAAGAAGACTTTATCGAAGGAGATTTAAAGCTATTCTCTGTTGATAACAACATCGTTTTACCCATTAATACTAACGTTCGTTTACAAGTTACAGCAGGAGATGTGATACACAGCTGGGGAGTACCGGCTTTCGGTGTAAAAATTGATGCGATACCAGGTAGGCTGAATGAGGCGTGGTTTAATATCAAAAAGTCTGGTGTTTATTACGGGCAGTGCTATGAATTGTGTGGTCAAGGCCATGGATTTATGCCAATTGTTGTTGAAGCAGTAAGCAAAGAAGATTTTAATAAGTGGATTGAAAATAGAAAATTAGTGAGTTAA
- a CDS encoding HlyD family type I secretion periplasmic adaptor subunit: MISKLKKLSAGFSLTGLIGHSDNINMQGAKNKKKKYPKFLDKTFALIDAVINFILKRESNNVNEVLRVTWGPLFFGLVVILIFFGIGGIWSAIAPIDGAVHASGEVIVSSNRKIVQHLGGGIISKILVKESQAVKKDEPLVLLSDVNEKANLSIIKEKLLSFLATEARLIAIRGDLDTLEFPDEVKKLSHDELVNKAIKNQVKLFNSQRKSILGKTDILQQRIKQLNDELAGLNFQLNAAHKQYDLITEELETKRQLLDSGHISKPHILALEKQFAEIEGRVGHYRSAISQVQQKIGENELEIINVRNDSQERANAELKEVSTSIADLKERLMVAEDSLARTIIKSPQDGIVTDIRYHTEGGVIQSGVPIMSVVPSDDDLIIDAKIQTRNIEEVLSAQKKDSNIVSIDGLEGLKVKVRLSAYSARRLSLISGIVSHISPDALDDPRLGRYYSVRVVIPKSELAQFKNVYLYPGMPAEVYIVTQSRTLLSFLFTPIIATVDRSFIER, from the coding sequence ATGATAAGTAAGTTAAAAAAGCTTAGCGCTGGATTTTCTTTGACAGGCCTGATTGGCCATAGTGATAATATAAATATGCAAGGAGCAAAAAATAAAAAGAAGAAGTACCCAAAATTTTTGGATAAGACGTTTGCATTGATTGATGCAGTGATAAATTTTATTTTAAAACGCGAAAGTAATAACGTAAATGAAGTTCTGAGAGTAACATGGGGACCACTATTTTTTGGTCTGGTAGTAATACTCATCTTTTTTGGGATAGGTGGTATTTGGTCGGCTATAGCTCCAATTGACGGTGCGGTGCATGCAAGTGGAGAAGTTATTGTATCTTCAAATAGGAAAATAGTTCAACACTTGGGCGGAGGAATAATAAGCAAAATTTTAGTCAAAGAGAGCCAAGCAGTTAAAAAAGATGAGCCTCTAGTTTTGTTGAGTGATGTTAACGAGAAGGCGAATTTAAGTATTATCAAAGAGAAGCTCTTATCATTTTTAGCAACAGAAGCAAGGCTTATTGCAATCAGAGGAGATTTAGACACGCTCGAGTTTCCTGATGAGGTTAAAAAATTATCTCACGATGAACTTGTAAATAAAGCGATAAAGAATCAAGTAAAGTTGTTCAACTCTCAGAGAAAGAGCATATTGGGAAAAACAGACATACTGCAACAACGTATAAAGCAGTTAAATGATGAATTAGCTGGGCTAAACTTTCAACTAAATGCAGCTCATAAGCAATATGACTTGATAACTGAGGAGTTGGAAACAAAAAGACAATTACTTGATAGTGGCCATATAAGCAAACCACACATTTTAGCTTTAGAAAAACAGTTTGCTGAAATTGAAGGCAGAGTTGGACATTACCGTTCTGCAATATCTCAAGTGCAGCAAAAAATTGGAGAGAATGAATTAGAAATTATAAACGTGAGAAATGATTCTCAAGAAAGAGCAAACGCTGAACTTAAGGAAGTTAGTACGTCTATTGCAGACTTGAAAGAGAGGCTGATGGTTGCTGAAGATTCATTAGCACGTACAATAATTAAATCCCCTCAAGATGGGATAGTCACAGATATAAGATACCATACTGAAGGTGGTGTTATACAATCTGGAGTTCCAATCATGAGCGTAGTGCCATCGGATGATGACCTAATAATAGATGCTAAAATTCAGACCAGAAACATAGAAGAGGTACTGTCAGCACAAAAGAAAGATAGCAACATAGTCTCTATTGATGGGCTAGAAGGGCTAAAGGTTAAAGTCCGGCTGAGTGCTTACAGTGCACGTCGTTTAAGTTTAATTAGTGGTATAGTAAGCCATATTTCTCCTGATGCTCTTGATGATCCAAGACTAGGGCGTTATTATTCAGTGCGCGTGGTGATACCAAAGTCAGAGCTTGCTCAGTTTAAAAACGTATACCTATACCCTGGTATGCCAGCAGAAGTGTACATAGTTACTCAATCCCGTACTCTTTTATCATTCTTGTTTACGCCTATAATTGCAACAGTCGATAGGTCTTTTATAGAAAGGTAG